A DNA window from Candidatus Melainabacteria bacterium contains the following coding sequences:
- a CDS encoding response regulator transcription factor translates to MPDSIKILVVEDHHATLDGLELGLSREPGFQIVGTSSNSDDGIVLAKKFLPDIIVLDLHLPGSQAPKTMIKSYCQVPGAKLVIFSGENRVAFVQSVLSMGVAAYLLKSERVSTVAATIRRVMGGETGIMSSELSVDYKKITRSEHEVLAMLGKGLKYQDIADQRFTSVATARKQCETLLLKLDLETREQLIAWAVRNGYGSVDLDA, encoded by the coding sequence ATGCCTGATTCCATCAAGATTTTAGTTGTAGAAGATCATCACGCTACCCTGGACGGACTGGAGCTGGGGCTTTCCCGTGAGCCTGGTTTTCAAATTGTAGGAACATCGTCCAATAGTGATGACGGTATAGTCCTGGCAAAAAAATTCTTGCCTGACATCATCGTCTTAGATCTGCATCTGCCGGGCAGTCAGGCTCCCAAAACGATGATCAAGTCTTATTGTCAGGTTCCGGGGGCAAAACTGGTTATCTTCAGCGGCGAAAATAGAGTCGCTTTCGTGCAGAGTGTCCTGTCAATGGGAGTGGCCGCGTACTTGCTAAAGAGCGAACGGGTGAGCACGGTGGCAGCGACTATCAGAAGAGTCATGGGCGGAGAAACTGGAATCATGTCGTCAGAGCTTTCAGTCGACTATAAGAAGATTACCCGCTCAGAGCATGAGGTCCTGGCTATGCTGGGTAAGGGTTTGAAGTATCAGGATATCGCAGACCAGCGCTTCACTTCAGTTGCTACGGCCAGAAAACAGTGTGAAACACTGTTGTTGAAACTCGATCTTGAAACAAGAGAACAACTGATCGCCTGGGCCGTTAGAAACGGCTATGGCAGCGTGGATTTAGACGCATGA